TTGGCATAAAATCGATCCTTATTATAATACCCCAATAAAACCAACTCCTGAAAATTACCTCCCCATTGATGTCCCAAACTTTGATTGTTATGCGCATAATTGGTTATTGGCTCACTATGTGAATACACGTAAGGACGCACATGATTAAACTCTAATTGCAATGTCAAATTATCAACATTAAAAGCCTTGTAATATTTCGCTCCTAATTGGTAACCCAATTTATTTTTCCAACTACCATCACCAGCCGCAACATCACTAGTAGAAAACTCATCTATAAGAAGCTGCCCATAAAGATTGACCTGATTGTTCCATTTATATTTATAAGTCAAACCTAAAAGAGCATTACCACTTTTGGAAGAAGAAGAAAACTCAACAGCACGGTAAAACACAACTGGATTCACAAAATTCGCATCAAAACCTCTTCCATTGGTATTGGTCCAAATAACTGACTCAAAAAAACCTAGATTCAATCTATTAGATACATTCCAACTCAAATAATGATTTACAGCGTACTTTGTAGCATACGTCTTATCAATTGTAACGTCGGGACGTACATCCTTTAACCACATATAATCTACAGTATATTTAATTTTCCAAAAATTAGCATTAATCTTAAAAAACGGATATGGACTAGCTCCATCACTTAAAAACAAAGAGCGATATCCGTCACCAATAAAGTTTTTACCATAACCCAATTGCAAATCTAAAAATTTGGCAGCATTATAGGTTATATTAGCATCTGCCAAAGGAAAATCATAGGCATCTGTTTTATATTGTTTAGCAATACCAATTCCAGGAACAATAGCAGGATTCCCTCCAGAAGGTTTTATGGTGTTAGCATAATCATTATAATAATCCGCAAAACGACCTTGACTTTCATAGAAAGTTGTAGTGAAATTTAAACGAGACCCAAGTCCTCCTTTAAAATTAAGAGCTCTTGTGTTTACATAGGTATAATCCGTTTTACTCGGATTAGAAATCCCGCCCTGAACATTAAATAAAAAATTTAAAGCAAACCAATATCCTTCACCTTGAATTTCGACTAAATTTTCATTCCAAGTTTTTCTCCCCCACCAACTAGTTTTATTCTTCATCAAACTAGCGTTCACTTTTTGAAAATTATAATATTTTTCAACCTCAGTATAAGTATAAGGTTTTGAAGCGGTATGATTATTACTGCCAACTTGATTCATTGCACCATCAAATTGCGCATAATAACTATGAGAAAAAGGAATACTTAAATGACTTGTGAATTGAGGATTATCAAATCGCTTATAAACAATACTATCTAATTCTGTCAAACCATCATTGACATTAATATTTTCCTTTTTTATTTTTGCTGCAGTAGCAATTTCTTCTGGAGATAATAATGGAATTGCAATGTTTAAATTAAATTTGGAATAGGTTGGATTTCCATTGTAAGTTGGCGGATCAATTGTTGGAAAATTACCAAAAACTCTTTTCGTCTCAGCTATTAACTCTTCATTATTTGAATTCACGAATAATATTTTGAACTTTCCAGTAATATCTACTTCAAAAAGCACCTTTATATTTCCTTTATACTGACTTTGTGTTAGTTTTTCAGGTACTTGAAAATTATGATAAACCAACTGTTGTACTTCGTTATAAAAACAATTTTCTAAATCTTGTCTTTCTAAATTTTTACAACTT
The Flavobacterium sp. 5 DNA segment above includes these coding regions:
- a CDS encoding gliding motility protein RemB, whose product is MIKKALIFLLVFSAFVSNAQTPDNKQSESLDERFPVFLSCKNLERQDLENCFYNEVQQLVYHNFQVPEKLTQSQYKGNIKVLFEVDITGKFKILFVNSNNEELIAETKRVFGNFPTIDPPTYNGNPTYSKFNLNIAIPLLSPEEIATAAKIKKENINVNDGLTELDSIVYKRFDNPQFTSHLSIPFSHSYYAQFDGAMNQVGSNNHTASKPYTYTEVEKYYNFQKVNASLMKNKTSWWGRKTWNENLVEIQGEGYWFALNFLFNVQGGISNPSKTDYTYVNTRALNFKGGLGSRLNFTTTFYESQGRFADYYNDYANTIKPSGGNPAIVPGIGIAKQYKTDAYDFPLADANITYNAAKFLDLQLGYGKNFIGDGYRSLFLSDGASPYPFFKINANFWKIKYTVDYMWLKDVRPDVTIDKTYATKYAVNHYLSWNVSNRLNLGFFESVIWTNTNGRGFDANFVNPVVFYRAVEFSSSSKSGNALLGLTYKYKWNNQVNLYGQLLIDEFSTSDVAAGDGSWKNKLGYQLGAKYYKAFNVDNLTLQLEFNHVRPYVYSHSEPITNYAHNNQSLGHQWGGNFQELVLLGYYNKDRFYANTKFTIGTRGLDFDTADNGFNYGQNIYKDYDENRPYDKGVKVGQGNKTSVFISEVQVGYLVNPATNFKFFGNFLFRNFDPTTNTATVFKEQTTWFTVGFRSDVFNWYFDY